One genomic segment of Aliarcobacter cibarius includes these proteins:
- the panC gene encoding pantoate--beta-alanine ligase, translating to MQVIKTVEELKTIRKKLNGTIGFVPTMGALHDGHISLIKEARANNDFVIVSIFVNPTQFLKGEDLSTYPRKEEADIKICQMCKVDFLFMPDINTMYEEDEVLIKAPQNSYVLEGLTRPGHFDGVLQVVLKLFNLTRPTNAYFGKKDAQQLALIQQMVKNLFIDINIVPCDIVREISGLALSSRNVYLSTEQKQEALKISKSIYMAGNLIAKGERNSKVVKEKIYEILENLDVEYVKIVNKKFDEINTIEPSNTIILVVVRFGKVRLLDNIWM from the coding sequence TTGCAAGTTATTAAAACAGTTGAAGAATTAAAAACTATTAGAAAAAAGTTAAATGGAACTATTGGTTTTGTTCCAACAATGGGTGCTTTACATGATGGGCATATATCTTTAATAAAAGAAGCTAGAGCAAATAATGACTTTGTAATAGTATCTATTTTTGTAAATCCTACACAGTTCTTAAAAGGTGAAGATTTAAGTACATATCCAAGAAAAGAAGAAGCAGATATAAAAATTTGCCAAATGTGTAAAGTTGATTTTCTTTTTATGCCAGATATAAATACTATGTATGAAGAAGATGAAGTTTTAATAAAAGCCCCTCAAAATAGTTATGTTTTAGAAGGTCTTACACGACCTGGTCACTTTGATGGAGTTTTACAAGTTGTTTTAAAACTGTTTAATCTTACAAGACCTACAAATGCATATTTTGGAAAAAAAGATGCTCAACAATTAGCTCTTATACAGCAGATGGTAAAAAATTTATTTATAGATATAAATATTGTACCTTGTGATATAGTAAGAGAAATTAGTGGTTTAGCGCTGAGTTCAAGAAATGTATATTTAAGTACTGAACAAAAACAAGAAGCTCTTAAAATATCTAAATCTATTTATATGGCTGGAAATTTAATCGCTAAAGGCGAAAGAAATTCGAAAGTAGTAAAAGAAAAAATTTATGAAATTTTAGAAAATCTTGACGTTGAATATGTAAAAATTGTAAATAAAAAATTTGATGAAATAAATACTATTGAGCCTTCAAATACAATAATTTTAGTAGTTGTAAGATTTGGAAAAGTAAGGCTTCTTGATAATATTTGGATGTAA
- the mobP1 gene encoding MobP1 family relaxase — MSKKVKFDEDELRARRVFSKIEQNSKSSFVYRKKGNSKQLQKNTPRGKEVVIRITGNSKTFEKWSDHFKYNTRNNELEIYDQDSNMYEGKDEQNSFKDYYNFDLAIPRKNENKKEIREVLHFVFSMKEHEATPKEKLLKAALQTITEKYPNNQAYFVYHSDTDNPHIHCDLKIKSIDGLRIDVKKTDLENMREIFAKHLNDLGIEAYATRKWERNLSQEKILNPQKLKEVKSSMKNNHFEVIDFGKANYKFAENGKASYFVSYLSSKDHVTTIWSKELEKLVKSSDLKKGEFAKFKIISKEPFETVIKKVDKVTKKRMVYTRTSYKNIWDISIIGRAEKDLDETLKTENRKNFYSYQEKYLSDLDIKNFEYMKIKREKDNQIFSSELNSKFKKENKFNHLTFAR, encoded by the coding sequence ATGTCAAAGAAAGTTAAGTTTGATGAGGATGAACTAAGAGCAAGAAGAGTATTTTCGAAAATTGAACAAAATTCAAAATCATCTTTTGTTTATAGAAAAAAAGGGAATAGCAAACAACTACAAAAAAATACTCCTAGAGGAAAAGAAGTTGTTATTAGAATTACAGGGAACTCTAAAACATTTGAAAAATGGTCAGATCACTTCAAATACAATACTAGAAATAATGAATTAGAAATTTATGATCAAGATTCAAATATGTATGAAGGTAAAGATGAGCAAAATAGTTTTAAAGATTATTACAATTTTGATTTAGCAATACCTAGAAAAAACGAAAACAAAAAAGAGATCAGAGAAGTTTTACACTTTGTTTTTTCAATGAAAGAGCATGAAGCAACACCAAAAGAAAAACTTCTCAAAGCTGCTTTGCAAACAATTACTGAAAAATATCCAAATAATCAAGCATATTTTGTTTATCACTCAGATACTGATAATCCTCATATTCATTGCGATTTAAAAATCAAAAGTATTGATGGATTAAGAATAGATGTAAAAAAAACTGATTTAGAAAATATGAGAGAAATATTTGCAAAGCACTTAAATGATTTAGGAATTGAGGCATATGCAACTAGAAAATGGGAAAGAAATCTATCTCAGGAAAAGATACTAAATCCTCAAAAGTTAAAAGAAGTAAAATCTAGTATGAAAAATAATCACTTTGAAGTGATTGATTTTGGTAAAGCAAATTACAAATTTGCAGAAAATGGAAAAGCTTCCTATTTTGTAAGCTATCTAAGTAGTAAAGATCATGTAACGACTATTTGGAGTAAAGAACTCGAAAAACTTGTAAAGAGTAGTGATTTAAAGAAAGGTGAGTTCGCTAAATTTAAAATAATCTCTAAAGAACCATTCGAAACTGTTATTAAAAAAGTTGATAAAGTGACTAAAAAAAGAATGGTGTATACAAGAACTTCCTATAAAAATATATGGGATATTTCTATTATCGGCAGAGCTGAAAAAGATTTAGATGAAACTTTAAAAACAGAAAATAGAAAAAATTTCTATAGTTATCAAGAAAAATATTTAAGTGATTTGGATATTAAAAACTTTGAATATATGAAAATAAAAAGAGAGAAAGATAATCAAATATTTTCTTCTGAATTAAATTCAAAATTTAAAAAGGAGAATAAATTTAATCACTTAACTTTCGCACGTTAA
- the mobC gene encoding plasmid mobilization relaxosome protein MobC, translating into MRIKIFPNNLEILKKINQENKIPITALVNSCIYEQLNEKSNLLKEFKSKLAKEQTEVKIRIYENEKEFLLESSKFTGTNSLNQEIRFRLLNTIYKKRFLSPNEMQSFYNLKYQIKMIGVNLNQISKKLNSNQQIKVDFLMESISKLDEKLDENLVEIKKVLDYTNSRTTA; encoded by the coding sequence GTGAGGATAAAAATATTTCCTAATAATCTTGAGATTCTAAAAAAGATAAATCAAGAGAACAAAATTCCAATTACAGCTTTAGTTAATTCATGTATCTATGAACAATTAAATGAAAAATCTAATTTGTTAAAGGAGTTTAAATCAAAATTAGCAAAAGAACAAACTGAAGTAAAAATTAGAATTTATGAGAATGAAAAAGAATTTCTCTTAGAATCTTCAAAATTTACAGGAACAAATAGTTTAAACCAAGAAATTAGATTTAGATTATTAAACACTATTTACAAAAAAAGATTTTTATCACCAAACGAGATGCAATCTTTTTATAATTTAAAATATCAGATTAAAATGATTGGTGTTAACTTAAACCAAATTTCTAAAAAATTAAACTCAAATCAACAAATTAAAGTTGATTTCCTTATGGAATCAATTTCAAAACTTGATGAAAAATTGGATGAAAATCTAGTTGAAATAAAAAAAGTTTTAGATTATACAAATAGTAGAACTACAGCTTAA
- a CDS encoding IS4 family transposase yields the protein MQIESKIISIINDKLKNPIYETLRLLNMKTILTKSNFSKKEGVAVHMVVLHFVYMLVMNKKISTFMDQSNDSFKKDVYYRLLANAHYNWRKLLSLSSLKILSLLHKVQDAKLVRVLILDDTVEDKVGKNIEGSCDNLWSNKAKRKIRGVNVVSLNYSDGYSNFMLDFAIAMNNYARVKIEEFTNIIDHRTNAHKRRLESLKGKSQIAIEMIKRAVASGIYADYLLVDSWYSKPVFIETMNELGLQVISRMVNNDRIWNFTGEKKTLDGIYNKFKKLKTIKMGQYGKKIKFEYFGVIVEHKKAGKLKIVFIKTKENLIPIVSTNLDLSDEEIIDIYKRRWDIEQGYKELREHFGFGKEENRIYEALIARITLSFFTYNVVSYINRISNEPKTIGGLFKDLECELHTLAIAMQAFLAILDEIAKIEEVVNRNEDFTAIIDLLRDVTGKLLGFRCES from the coding sequence ATGCAGATAGAATCTAAGATAATAAGCATCATAAACGACAAACTAAAGAATCCAATTTATGAAACATTGCGACTATTAAATATGAAAACGATTTTAACAAAGAGCAATTTTTCTAAAAAAGAGGGAGTTGCTGTTCATATGGTTGTATTACACTTTGTATATATGCTAGTTATGAATAAAAAAATATCAACTTTTATGGATCAGAGTAATGATAGCTTTAAAAAAGATGTCTATTACAGACTACTTGCTAATGCTCACTACAACTGGAGAAAACTATTATCACTTAGTTCTTTAAAGATTTTATCACTGCTTCATAAAGTACAAGATGCAAAGCTAGTAAGAGTTCTTATACTTGATGATACTGTTGAAGATAAAGTTGGTAAAAATATAGAGGGAAGTTGTGACAACCTTTGGAGCAATAAAGCAAAGAGAAAAATCAGAGGTGTAAATGTTGTATCACTAAACTATAGTGATGGTTATTCAAATTTTATGTTGGACTTTGCAATTGCTATGAATAATTATGCAAGGGTAAAGATAGAAGAGTTTACAAATATTATTGATCATCGAACCAATGCACATAAGCGAAGATTGGAAAGCTTAAAAGGGAAATCACAAATTGCTATAGAGATGATTAAAAGAGCAGTAGCTAGTGGTATATATGCAGATTATCTGCTTGTGGATAGTTGGTATTCTAAACCTGTGTTTATAGAAACAATGAATGAGCTAGGATTGCAAGTTATTTCAAGAATGGTAAACAATGATAGAATCTGGAACTTCACAGGGGAGAAAAAAACTCTTGATGGTATCTATAACAAGTTTAAAAAGCTTAAAACTATTAAGATGGGTCAATATGGCAAAAAGATAAAGTTTGAATACTTCGGGGTCATAGTTGAACATAAAAAAGCAGGAAAATTAAAAATTGTTTTTATAAAAACCAAAGAGAATCTCATCCCTATTGTATCTACAAACTTAGACTTGAGTGATGAAGAAATTATCGATATTTACAAACGACGATGGGATATAGAACAAGGGTATAAAGAACTTCGTGAACACTTTGGGTTTGGTAAAGAAGAAAATCGAATTTATGAAGCACTTATTGCTCGCATAACACTCTCATTTTTTACATACAATGTTGTTAGCTATATAAATCGTATCAGTAATGAACCAAAAACTATTGGTGGATTGTTTAAAGATCTAGAATGTGAACTTCACACCTTGGCAATTGCTATGCAAGCATTTTTAGCTATTTTAGATGAGATTGCAAAAATTGAAGAAGTTGTCAATAGAAATGAGGATTTTACAGCAATAATCGATCTATTAAGAGATGTGACTGGAAAACTACTTGGTTTTAGGTGCGAAAGTTAA
- a CDS encoding Lin1244/Lin1753 domain-containing protein: MEKIPPNFLFPTNFRNGKNVKRLIKDFNIQGYGIAVYLLETLAETDGHKYPINDIDLLSDEMKVSVPIINTVISSYGLFEIIEEANGNQFISIQLNKWLEPYYTKVDKLSRAGKISALKKKQKQEEQLLVLSQIDSSKHMLNSCTTINKLINKRNKEISNNASEKNDAEKFEKLNTFLLAKQISKDKQKQKYEDLAQASKENQIICLSGQN; this comes from the coding sequence ATGGAAAAAATACCTCCTAATTTCCTTTTTCCTACAAATTTTCGTAATGGTAAAAATGTCAAAAGATTGATAAAGGATTTTAACATTCAAGGCTATGGTATTGCAGTTTATTTACTTGAAACTTTAGCAGAAACAGATGGGCATAAGTATCCAATAAATGATATTGATTTGTTATCTGATGAAATGAAAGTTAGTGTTCCTATAATAAATACTGTAATCTCTTCTTATGGTTTATTTGAAATAATTGAAGAAGCAAATGGTAATCAATTTATTTCTATTCAGTTAAACAAATGGCTTGAACCATATTATACTAAGGTTGATAAGCTTAGTAGAGCAGGCAAAATAAGTGCATTAAAGAAAAAACAAAAACAGGAAGAGCAGCTTTTGGTATTGAGTCAAATAGACTCAAGTAAACATATGTTGAACTCATGTACAACAATAAATAAATTAATAAATAAAAGAAATAAAGAAATAAGTAATAATGCCTCTGAAAAAAATGATGCTGAAAAATTTGAGAAACTTAACACATTTTTATTAGCAAAACAAATTTCAAAAGATAAGCAGAAACAAAAATATGAAGATCTAGCACAAGCAAGTAAGGAAAATCAAATTATTTGCCTTTCAGGTCAAAACTAG
- the rfbA gene encoding glucose-1-phosphate thymidylyltransferase RfbA, with product MKGIILAGGSGTRLYPITKGVSKQLVPIYDKPMIYYPLSVLMLAGIKEVLIITTPQDQPSFINLLGDGSELGMSFEYVVQPSPDGLAQAFILGEEFLAGDDACLVLGDNIFYGHGLTELLAKSIKNAKDENKATVFGYYVSDPERYGVAEFNESGDVISIEEKPKIPKSNYAVVGLYFYPNDVVKKAKDVKPSDRGELEITTLNQDYLNENRLKVELMGRGYAWLDTGTHESLLEASSFIQTIENRQSLKVACLEEIAYEMGYISKEKLLELAEPLKKNQYGQYLISRANQPRRMK from the coding sequence ATGAAAGGCATAATCCTAGCAGGTGGAAGCGGAACAAGACTATACCCAATTACAAAAGGTGTTAGTAAACAACTAGTTCCAATCTATGATAAACCTATGATTTATTATCCTTTGTCTGTTTTAATGCTTGCTGGTATTAAAGAAGTACTAATTATTACAACTCCTCAAGATCAACCAAGCTTTATTAACCTTTTAGGTGATGGAAGTGAACTTGGTATGAGTTTTGAATATGTAGTTCAACCAAGCCCTGATGGTTTAGCTCAAGCATTTATCTTAGGTGAAGAGTTTTTAGCTGGTGATGATGCTTGTTTAGTTCTTGGTGATAATATATTCTATGGTCATGGTTTAACTGAACTATTAGCTAAAAGTATAAAAAATGCTAAAGATGAAAATAAAGCAACTGTGTTTGGATATTACGTTTCAGATCCAGAAAGGTATGGAGTTGCTGAATTTAATGAAAGTGGAGATGTAATCTCTATTGAAGAGAAACCAAAAATTCCAAAATCAAACTATGCTGTTGTTGGATTGTACTTTTACCCTAATGATGTTGTAAAAAAAGCTAAAGATGTAAAACCAAGTGATAGAGGTGAATTAGAAATTACAACACTAAATCAAGATTACCTTAATGAAAATAGATTAAAAGTTGAACTAATGGGAAGAGGGTATGCTTGGCTTGATACTGGAACTCATGAATCTTTACTTGAAGCTAGTAGCTTTATTCAAACTATTGAAAATAGACAAAGCCTAAAAGTTGCATGTTTAGAAGAAATAGCTTATGAAATGGGATATATCTCAAAAGAAAAACTTCTTGAACTAGCAGAACCTTTAAAAAAGAACCAATATGGTCAATATTTAATTTCTAGAGCAAATCAACCAAGAAGGATGAAATAA
- a CDS encoding TrbC/VirB2 family protein codes for MRFKKNNIKNLMLIAAFIFIPDILLGAGISVSRAETLMENIRDALFALAAISVTVVIAYVAYQVMVQGQAIQKMTPVIVGGLLIATASAIGGMFTGIS; via the coding sequence ATGAGATTCAAAAAAAATAATATCAAAAATTTAATGCTAATAGCAGCATTTATTTTCATTCCAGATATTCTTTTAGGAGCTGGAATAAGTGTAAGTAGAGCTGAAACTTTGATGGAAAATATTAGAGATGCATTATTTGCTCTTGCAGCTATTTCTGTAACTGTTGTTATTGCTTATGTTGCATATCAAGTAATGGTTCAAGGTCAAGCTATCCAAAAGATGACGCCTGTAATAGTTGGTGGATTATTAATTGCAACAGCAAGTGCAATTGGTGGAATGTTTACTGGAATAAGTTGA